The following are encoded in a window of Rosa chinensis cultivar Old Blush chromosome 4, RchiOBHm-V2, whole genome shotgun sequence genomic DNA:
- the LOC112199414 gene encoding dynamin-related protein 4C encodes MGRKRKNKSSRGSRERKTRSEIGVASPDAVIPRRKIRHVINSCKEEGIEIPVPTRARDLPEIAKKIDAKLSYCLSELNLLPASISSVDEAVATFMQLVALSKESLIKILVRGEFDEYPDDKSMHGTANLAEMLNQFKDERGWLHSSFFLRDLKSNFLQSEINYCMFTQQVGKASGLAEKLAADLTADLVAVEHHHDSWFLDMFWYYVIMQVTRSVLMTYLSRYVHFCIHVVSLVYNLMDKMIQRSYQWTHENYYTVNVNEEKTDEFFSEYTRLMSKCNVFIHGVLDDPEKPSTIIVDGIGEIVVEGLRSYSRDLLSEAISIRMQSIAFRKIHIETFIEGMASHLQSSVANLLDTYMDLEMFDMQILKRPHFAHVFEDMVENYPLARKGLEKRINMLKKAKEICEGIMDAYDE; translated from the coding sequence ATggggagaaagagaaaaaacaaaTCATCAAGAGGTTCCAGGGAAAGAAAGACCAGATCAGAAATAGGAGTAGCAAGCCCAGATGCTGTAATTCCTCGTCGCAAGATCCGACATGTCATCAATTCTTGCAAGGAGGAAGGGATTGAAATTCCAGTCCCAACCAGAGCTAGAGACTTGCCAGAGATTGCTAAGAAGATCGATGCCAAGCTCAGTTACTGCCTCTCGGAACTTAATTTGCTGCCTGCTAGTATTTCATCGGTTGATGAGGCGGTTGCCACTTTCATGCAACTGGTGGCATTGTCCAAAGAATCTCTCATAAAAATTCTTGTGAGAGGAGAATTTGATGAGTATCCGGATGACAAGAGCATGCACGGCACTGCAAACCTGGCTGAGATGCTCAATCAGTTCAAGGATGAACGTGGCTGGCTGCATTCCAGCTTTTTCCTACGTGACCTCAAAAGTAACTTCCTACAGTCGGAGATCAACTACTGTATGTTTACTCAGCAGGTGGGAAAAGCCAGTGGTCTTGCAGAGAAACTTGCCGCGGATCTTACAGCAGATCTAGTTGCGGTGGAACATCACCATGATTCCTGGTTTCTGGATATGTTCTGGTATTACGTGATCATGCAAGTAACTCGTTCTGTGTTAATGACTTATCTATCGAGATATGTTCATTTTTGTATTCATGTTGTGTCACTTGTTTATAATCTAATGGACAAGATGATTCAGAGGTCGTATCAGTGGACGCATGAGAACTATTATACCGTGAATGTGAATGAGGAAAAAACGGATGAGTTTTTTTCCGAGTATACTAGACTTATGTCCAAATGCAATGTATTCATCCATGGAGTCCTTGATGATCCGGAAAAGCCCTCTACAATTATTGTAGACGGTATTGGGGAGATTGTGGTTGAAGGTCTTAGGAGTTACTCGCGTGATCTACTATCTGAAGCCATTAGCATCAGAATGCAATCAATTGCATTTCGGAAGATACATATAGAAACTTTTATTGAAGGTATGGCTTCTCATTTGCAGTCGAGTGTTGCAAACCTTCTGGACACATACATGGATTTGGAGATGTTCGATATGCAGATCTTGAAGAGGCCACATTTTGCTCATGTATTTGAGGATATGGTTGAGAACTATCCTTTGGCACGCAAGGGTCTTGAAAAGAGAATCAATATGCTCAAGAAAGCAAAGGAGATTTGTGAGGGGATCATGGATGCTTATGATGAGTGA